One genomic window of Luteitalea pratensis includes the following:
- a CDS encoding Ig-like domain-containing protein — MRARLVSIALLASVVVALGAQEKPPSGPAPQRVDVTPMTAEAIAGSALSFTAAGIDQAGTRIDAKPSAWFAAPFDSAVADQQGTVTFYKPGVVTVGALINGKVGFAKVTVRRQPVVRIEIDAPKTTMSIGPGVALRAIAIAPSGEPVSDVEYVWRSESPGIASVDAAGLVTGVAPGTATIRASTEGASATATVRIGSGRVQRLSVQPPATSVRTGDVVRFSAAVTGAQEAGVRWSISGEGASIDADGVFVAEQPGSYLITAISADRAAVATVVVKPRNVQRALEVVGRAPAEEFQTLEQWIVGNYAYVTSAMAGRLWVYDISNPAAPLKVDSVAFDARILNDVSTTADGKVAVITREGASNRKNGIAFLDTSDPAHPRVASEYTATVSGGVHSAFIDGRFAYITDDATGSLRVIDFHDVTSPREVGRWAPDRQTQTFRSPEGDEFVGGLMLHDVQVRDGLLYAGWWRDGLIVLDVGNGIKGGSPQKPVLVSQLRFNYHELYGPGWLAGAHAVFRYNNYVFVGDEVFPAQFDLSSRDRIPVQGIVHVVDVTDIERPRRVATYDIPEAGAHNIWVEDDVMYMGYYNAGARVVDVSGELRGNLYRQGREIARLWTGDPKGWRPNLPFCWGAQPHKGLIYFNDINSGIWITKLPQLKKLTPTNTSQ, encoded by the coding sequence ATGCGCGCGCGACTTGTCTCGATTGCGTTGCTCGCCAGCGTCGTTGTCGCACTTGGGGCGCAGGAAAAGCCACCTTCCGGACCGGCGCCTCAGCGGGTTGACGTGACACCCATGACCGCCGAAGCGATCGCCGGCAGCGCGCTGTCGTTCACTGCCGCCGGCATCGATCAGGCCGGCACACGCATCGACGCGAAACCCTCGGCATGGTTTGCCGCACCGTTCGACAGCGCCGTCGCCGATCAGCAAGGCACCGTCACCTTCTACAAACCAGGCGTGGTTACCGTGGGCGCCCTCATCAACGGCAAGGTCGGTTTCGCCAAGGTGACGGTCAGGCGCCAGCCAGTTGTGCGGATCGAGATCGACGCGCCAAAGACGACGATGAGCATTGGCCCTGGAGTGGCATTGCGAGCCATCGCCATCGCGCCAAGCGGCGAGCCGGTATCGGACGTCGAGTACGTGTGGCGTTCCGAATCGCCCGGCATCGCCTCGGTCGATGCCGCCGGCCTCGTGACCGGGGTCGCGCCGGGCACGGCCACGATTCGCGCGAGCACGGAAGGCGCGAGCGCGACCGCGACGGTTCGTATTGGATCGGGTCGCGTCCAGCGCCTGTCGGTTCAGCCGCCCGCGACCTCAGTGCGGACCGGCGATGTCGTCCGGTTCTCCGCAGCCGTGACCGGCGCCCAGGAGGCAGGCGTGCGGTGGTCGATCAGCGGCGAAGGCGCATCAATCGATGCCGACGGCGTCTTCGTGGCTGAACAGCCGGGCAGCTACCTGATCACCGCAATCAGCGCCGATCGCGCCGCCGTCGCAACGGTGGTCGTCAAACCACGCAACGTGCAGCGCGCGCTCGAGGTCGTCGGCCGCGCCCCCGCAGAGGAGTTCCAGACGCTCGAGCAGTGGATAGTCGGCAACTACGCGTATGTCACGTCGGCGATGGCCGGCCGCCTCTGGGTCTATGACATCAGCAATCCCGCAGCGCCACTGAAAGTCGACTCGGTGGCGTTCGATGCGCGCATCCTGAATGATGTCAGCACCACGGCAGATGGCAAGGTCGCCGTCATCACACGCGAAGGCGCGTCCAATCGTAAGAACGGCATCGCCTTTCTCGACACCTCTGATCCGGCGCATCCGAGGGTGGCTTCCGAGTACACCGCTACCGTGAGCGGCGGCGTGCACAGCGCGTTCATCGACGGACGCTTCGCCTATATCACCGACGACGCCACGGGTTCGCTGCGGGTCATCGATTTCCACGATGTCACATCGCCGCGCGAGGTGGGCCGCTGGGCTCCGGATCGCCAGACCCAGACGTTCCGCAGTCCCGAGGGTGACGAGTTCGTCGGTGGCCTCATGTTGCACGACGTGCAGGTGAGGGACGGTCTGCTGTATGCGGGATGGTGGCGCGACGGTCTCATCGTGCTCGACGTCGGCAACGGCATCAAGGGCGGCAGCCCGCAGAAGCCCGTGCTGGTCAGCCAGCTTCGTTTCAACTATCACGAGTTGTATGGGCCCGGCTGGCTGGCCGGTGCGCATGCGGTGTTCCGGTACAACAATTATGTATTCGTAGGCGACGAGGTGTTCCCCGCTCAGTTCGATCTGTCGAGTCGCGATCGCATTCCCGTGCAAGGCATCGTTCACGTCGTCGATGTCACCGACATCGAGCGGCCGCGACGAGTCGCGACGTATGACATTCCGGAAGCCGGCGCGCACAACATCTGGGTGGAAGACGACGTGATGTACATGGGTTACTACAACGCCGGCGCCCGCGTCGTCGACGTGTCGGGTGAACTGCGGGGCAACCTCTATCGTCAAGGCCGCGAGATCGCCCGCCTGTGGACGGGCGATCCGAAGGGATGGCGTCCTAATCTGCCGTTCTGCTGGGGCGCGCAGCCGCACAAGGGCCTGATCTATTTCAACGACATCAACAGCGGGATCTGGATCACGAAACTGCCGCAGCTGAAGAAGCTCACGCCGACGAACACGTCGCAGTAG
- a CDS encoding YncE family protein: MIRLVTAFVAYSVAVALPAAQAPAPDYRVYVASEAADKISLLRFDGAAFHLERQFDTGVMPVDIDGPHGLALNAAGTALFVSIAHGQPNGVLWKYSTTTHQVVGRTTLGMFPATLQVSPSGEFVYVVNFNLHGDPVPSSVSIVHAESMTELARVTTCRMPHGSRFNPQGTRHYSACMMDHRVVEIDTATLRVAREFRLSPMADAGSHAAAHGADVSTPAGAACSPTWVQPSSDGSALFVACNGSNEIVEIGVEAGSIRRRIGARNGVYNLATTRDGRLLIATNRRDQSASVLDLATGRERARLATPRRAVHGVAISADDRFAFVSSEGIGAESGSVIAIDLAGLTIAATAQVPPQAGGIDVR; the protein is encoded by the coding sequence ATGATCCGGCTCGTCACGGCGTTCGTCGCGTACTCGGTTGCTGTTGCGCTCCCAGCAGCCCAAGCGCCCGCGCCCGACTACCGCGTCTACGTGGCTTCGGAAGCGGCAGACAAGATTTCTCTCCTCCGCTTCGATGGAGCGGCCTTTCATCTCGAGCGGCAGTTCGATACCGGGGTGATGCCAGTCGACATCGACGGACCACACGGCCTGGCGCTCAATGCTGCCGGCACGGCGTTGTTCGTGTCGATTGCGCACGGGCAGCCGAACGGCGTGCTCTGGAAGTACTCGACGACGACCCACCAAGTGGTGGGGCGCACCACGCTCGGCATGTTCCCTGCCACTCTGCAGGTCAGCCCATCGGGAGAGTTCGTGTACGTGGTGAATTTCAACCTCCATGGCGACCCCGTCCCGTCGAGTGTCTCCATCGTGCACGCGGAATCGATGACCGAGCTCGCGCGCGTCACGACGTGCCGCATGCCGCACGGATCCCGCTTCAACCCGCAGGGTACGCGCCACTACTCGGCGTGCATGATGGACCATCGCGTGGTCGAGATCGACACCGCCACGCTGCGCGTGGCGCGGGAATTTCGACTCAGTCCGATGGCGGATGCCGGTAGTCACGCGGCTGCTCATGGTGCCGATGTGTCGACCCCGGCAGGTGCGGCGTGTTCGCCGACCTGGGTGCAGCCTTCGTCCGATGGGTCGGCGCTATTCGTGGCGTGCAATGGATCGAATGAGATTGTCGAGATTGGTGTCGAGGCGGGATCGATTCGGCGGCGCATCGGCGCCCGCAATGGTGTCTATAACCTCGCCACGACGCGTGACGGACGGCTGCTGATCGCGACGAATCGCCGCGACCAGTCGGCGTCCGTTCTCGATCTGGCGACTGGCCGCGAACGCGCACGTCTTGCCACGCCCCGCCGCGCCGTGCACGGCGTGGCGATCAGTGCGGACGATCGCTTTGCCTTCGTCTCGAGTGAAGGCATCGGTGCCGAATCCGGTTCCGTGATCGCGATCGATCTCGCCGGCCTGACGATCGCCGCCACCGCGCAGGTGCCGCCGCAGGCCGGCGGTATCGACGTTCGCTGA